In the Methanofervidicoccus abyssi genome, CTGGCAAGGAAGGTTTATAAACCTTAATTCCTCTCAAAAGTAATAAAAATCCTAATAAAAATTAATAAAATAACAGTAATTAAATATATAATATATAAGGATTTCACTTCCCAATGGTAAGTATAAGTTCCCTTATTATCTTTGCAGCTGCGATAGAGGTAATACTATTTACATCACAGGGTGGAGACACCTCTACAACATCGAAACCTACTATTTTATCCCTTAGATCCCTAAAAAGATAAAGGGTACTTATCAGCTCCTTAGTAGAATATCCACAAGGTTCAGGAGTGCCAGTCCCGGGGGCGTAGGCTGGATCTAATACATCTATATCTATGGTGATATAAATATACTTATCTAAGGATTTTATCTCTTTAATATCCTCTTCCTTCGGTAACCTACTGAATATATTTGTATTCTTCCAGGCAAATTCCCATTCGTCTTTATCTCCACTTCTAATACCAAATTGATATATATCTTTTGTAATCTCATAACATCTCCTTATAACCGAGGCGTGGGAGTATTTATTTCCTAGATACTCCTCCCTTAGATCGCAGTGGGCATCAAAATGGATAAGCACTATATCCTTATAGACCTCTTTTGAAGATTTAACGAGGGGATACGTAGTAGAGTGATCACCCCCTATCATTACCACCTTCTTTCCATCCCTCATAATCTCAAGAGTAGCTCTATAGATTCTATTTAGGATCTCCCTTTGATCCCCCTCTATTATAATGTTGTTTAAATCTGAGATTTTTACATCTGCTAGATCTCTTCTTAGATGTGGACTGTAGGTTTCTAACACCCAGGAGGCTTTCCTAACTTCGTCTGGTCCAAATCTTGCCCCAGGTTTATAGGTAGTTGTGCCGTCGTATGGCACTCCAAATATAGCAAATTCACACTCCTGGTAGTCAGAATAGGCACATAGATACCTATAACACTCCTCGAAGTAGATGTTCTCACCTTATTTATTAAATTTATTAATTATTCATCAGCTATTAACAAACCTCAATAATTAAGTATCAGATTATATTAAAAAATAAGATAAAAAATAAGGAAAAGGTTTAAAATAAAAATAGAGTTTTTCAATTATCCTGCTAGTAAGAATTTTTCATTATTTTATTCTCGTTATAGCTCTAATAGTGTTTTTTAACATATATATATTTACTATATTTCTTTAAACTGTCACTTTGATGGAACTCTCACCGATCTCACACCTTTCAGGGTAACAACTGTAGTTACATAATTTTATGGTTATTATTATTTTTAATAATTTTTTAATTTATGATATTTAAGATAGTTATTTTTTTATTAAAATCTTAATGAATTATTATAACTTTAAAGAACATATAATTTTTGTATTTCGTGATACTATGGAAAGAATGTATATCCTTAAGGTAGCTTACGATGGACGTCATAGGGGATTCCAATCTCAACCTCACAGAGACACTGTATGTGATCACGTACTAAGTGCATTAGAAGAGTGTGGTTATATAAGTGAAGAAAAAAGGGGTATTGTATTTTACGGAGGTAGAACCGATAAAGGTGTCTCTGCACTTGGAAATTTTGTAGTAGTCTATCTAAAGAAAGAACCTAAACTTTCCTACATTTACTCAAAGTTAAAGAATAAAGGTATCTGGGTACTAGGATATAGAGAGATAGAAGGAATACCTAAAGTAAAATATAGACACTATAGGTATATACTTCCAAAGGAAGGTAATTACAACGTAGGTCTGATGATCGAGGGATCTAAAAAACTTATTGGGACCCATTCCTTCCATAATCTTTCCAAAAGAGACAGATCCAAGAAAAAAAGTCCTATTAGGAGAATATTCGATATAAAGATCTCCGAGGATAGATACTATATTATAATAGATGTCATAGGCGAAAGTTTTCTCTGGAATATGGTAAGGAAGATAGTAACAGTACTCTCTGAGATAGGTAGAGGTAGGAAAGATATAAGTTGGATAGATGACCTCCTGCATATTGATCATAGGGAAGGTGTACCTCCTGCTCCTCCTGAAGGTCTTATTCTAGTTGAAGCTAGGACAGATGTAGAATATATATACGACCCCTACGTACTTAGAAGATTCAGAGAAGAATGGATGGAAGAGTATCTTAAGAGTATTGTAAAGTTTGGAATATCTAAAAGTATGGTAGATCTACTGGAATCTCCTTTTAACAGAATGGTATAGTATAGCCTGTAGTCCGTAGTATTTAACCATGCCTACGATCTCTCTCTGGTCCATATCCTTCTCCTCAAAGGATACGAGATCTTTATTGTACAGTGCATATGGACTCTCTCTTCCAATAACCCTAATAGAACCTCCGTATAACTTCAAGGTAACTTTTCCACAAACTCTTTCCTGGGTTTTTTCTATGAATGCATCTAATGCTTCCCTTAGAGGTTCATGCCAGAGTCCTCTATATATAAGATCTCCGTAGGTGGCATCTACTATATCCTTGAACTTCAACTCTTCCCTACTGAGTACTAACTGCTCCAACGCCTTATGTGCAGTTATTAGCATCACCGCCCCCGGACATTCATAGTTTTCCCTGGATTTTAAACCTAAGATTCTATCTTCCATAATGTCTATCCTACCGATACCGTTCCTTCCACCTATTCTGTTACACTCCCTTACAAGATCAACAGGATCCATCTTCTTTCCATTTATACCGACAGGGACACCTTTTTCAAACTCTATCTCTATGTATTCTTCCTCAGTACATTCCTTTGGATTCCTCGTCCATGTAAATATCTCTTCAGGAGGTTCAAATGATGGGTCTTCCAAAGGACCTCCCTCTATACTTCTGCCCCACAGGTTTTCATCTATACTGTATTTTTTACTCTCTGATGGAATATCTATACCATGTTTTTTGGCGTACTCTATCTCCTCCTTCCTTGTAAGATTTAGGTCCCTAATTGGAGCTATGATTCTTAGATGTGGTGCCATCGCCCTGACGATACTTTCAAATCTAAACTGATCATTCCCTTTCCCTGTACAACCGTGAGCCACTGCCTCTGCACCTAACTCCTCTGCCAGCTGGACCAGCTTCAATGCAATTAAGGGCCTTGCTAGAGCTGTAGATAGAGGATATCCTTCGTACATGGCATTTGCCTTTATTGCCCTAAATATGTATTCTTTTACAAACTCTTCCTTGGCATCTATAGTGTAGTGTTTATATACTCCGTATCTTTTTGCCTTCTCCTCAGATTCCACAATCTCTTCTTCAGGTTGTCCCACATCTACACACAAGGTTACTACCTTATAGCCATACTTCTCCTCTAACAACTTTAGACAACAACTTGTATCTAAACCTCCAGAGTATGCTAAAACACATATCTTATCAGCCATCTTATCACCTGTATATTGGTTCTACGAAGGATTTTACCCTCTCCATATTTCTCCTGAGTATCTCATCTATCTTTGGATATATATCCTCATCTAAGCAACTTACAGTTATGGCAGGGGTGTTTATCTCTCCCATAAACTTTTTGACGTTCTTCTCGTGGAACAGAATACCCTCGTAGTATTTGAGATTTGGTATTACATACAGTATCCCTTCAAGTTCCCTGATCTCATGGCAGGCGTCTAGTATAGTGTCTATAGTTAATGTCATAGTTCCAGAAGTTTTCGAGATCCTAGAGATCCTGTAAGTATTTAACAACCCCCTTTTCTTACCTACCTTTAACCTCTCTAATGAGTTATCTACCTCGAAAATCTCCCTATCATACACTCCTTTTGGATTCTCTACAATAAGTACTTCGGGATCGAAGTTGGAAATGACCTCTGGACTCAAGCCCCCTAACCCAGTTAAGTCGATAACTAAGTCAGGGTTTAACTTCTTATTTCTCAAGGCGAGATTGAAAGAGTTTATGTCCATAAAAGTTATATCCTTATTGTTTCGCACAATATCCTTCAGATGGGGATATATATCTACAAGTATCACCTTCTCAGAGTCATTTAAAAGGGAAGAAGCCATATAATTTCCACAGAGGTAGGCTCCAAATATGAGGGTCTCCCTAAACTCTTCCCCCTCTAAGAAGTACTTTATAGCTCTTGTCTTCTCCTCCACAATAGAGTATATTATATCTACTACCTTAGTTTTTGACTCCAAGGTTTTCACAGTCTCAGTTATACCACACATCATAGATATCCCTCTATATACCTATCCTCTTCAGAGCTTCCAACAACTCCTCTCTCACAGTATCTTCAATACTTCTTTTATGTATAACAGAGGGAGGAGACAGGGAACCACTTAAGATCCTACCTTTGCCGTCCATAATGAGAAGCATAGAACCTGAACCTGGCACTCCCAATCTTCCCCTTGCAATAACTATATGGGCATCTGTAGTATCTACTGCCATCAAACCCTTACTTAATACCGGCATCCTTGTAAGATCTGAGACCTCTGTAGGTATATCTACCTTGGATATATCTACATCCTTATCTTTATATACCTTCTCTATTAAGATATCTCTGATTATCCTAAATTTATTTAAGTTGTTTGTAGCAACAACTATCTTTTTCCCATTGAGAATATAATTCTTTATAGTTTCTATCTCTTCCCATTTATCTCCTTTTCTTTCTCCCCTGTAGGATTCAAGGTATGCCTTTAGAATACAGTTTTCCAATCTATCCATCCCTCTCCCTTTTCTATTTATTTTCTTTTTAGTTGTTGATGATTTTTAAGATATATATCTCTAGGTGTGTTTATAGTATTCCTACTATTTCTTTTTTTATTAAATTATAATTAATTAATACAATTAATAATCTTAGAATCATGAATAAAAAAATAATAATTTCAAAACACCTAAATAAACAACAATAAATAAAGGTAAAAAACAAAATATGGCTTTTATATCGGAGTATTGGAGAAAGTTTAATAAAAAGTGAAACTATGTTCAGGATGGATGTAAGTGGGCTGATCCCCAAGAATATGGAGAATAGAGGTTTATTAATATTAAAGGACAACCTAAGGTTCATCGAGGATATACTAAGTCATCGAAGAATTCCAAAAGAAGGGTTACCTGAAGATAAGATAAGATTACTTTTAAAGTTCTTCTCACTTATGGATACTGACAAGGATCCAAAGGTTATAAGGATTGGGGAGAGGGAGGGTAGATGTGTTTCTAAGATCCAGGAAGAGTTAGTCTCTGGATTCTGTCATGGTATAGGTAGAAGTGGCAATCTCATAGATCCTCAACCTAAAGCCCCCGGTGCAAGTGCAATGTACAACTTGACTAATAGTATGTTAACAAGTTTCCTAAGGAATCTTGGTTTAAAGGTCCATGGGATAGGGCTACCAGTGGCAACAGGACTCTCCCTATCTCTCTGTCTGAATGCTGTAAGGAGGATGTATAACTCCAACGTGGTGATATACCCCTACGCTGCCCATAAGAGCCCAATAAAAGGGGTCTATCTTGTAGGGTTTAGGATGAGGCTGGTGGAGACTAAACTTTACGGAGATGCCGTCAAGGTAGATGTAGATGATATAGAAGATGCCATAGTACATGAGATAGATATGGGCAACAATCCCTGTATATTAAGTACTTTAACATTCTTTCCACCTAGGGAGAGTGATGATATAGTAGAAATAGGAAAAATCTGTAAGGAATACAACATACCTCACATTGTAAATGGTGCTTATGCACTCCAGAATAGATACTATATAGAAAAACTGAGGAAAGCATTCAAGTATCGTGTAGATGCAGTAGTAAGTTCTTCAGATAAGAACCTACTAACACCCATAGGTGGAGGTATTGTATATTCAAAGGATAAGGATTTTTTAAGGGAGGTATCTCTCAGTTATCCAGGTAGAGCCTGTGCAACTCCTATTGTAAATATACTTATCTCTCTCCTATCCCTAGGAATGAAAAGATATCTGGAGTTGATGGAGGAACAGAGGAGATGTAGAGATCTTTTAGAAGAACTCTTAAACAATCTAGTTGAAAAAACAGAAAGTAAAGTTTTAAATATTAACAATCCCATATCCTTAGCTGTAACTGTTAATTCGGATCCTGTTGAAATTGCAGGAAAACTTTATAACTTACGGGTCACTGGTCCAAGAGGTGTAAGATCCACCGACAAATTTGCTACCTGCTATCTTCACAAGTATCCTTACGATTACATTGTTATAAATGCAGCTATCGGTGTAAGGGATAAAGATATTATTGCGGTAGTTGAAAAATTGGAAGACGTTCTATTGAGACGGTAACAGGTGAAAAGATGGCTATATCCATTGCTATAGCATCAGGTAAAGGAGGTACGGGTAAAACCACTATTGCAGCAAATTTAGCCGTAGCTTTAGCTAAGTTCAGAAGAGATGTTATAGTGTTAGATGCAGATATAGCTATGGCTAATTTAGAGTTAGTATTGGGAGTTGAAGGAAAAGGTAAAACATTAAACGATGTTCTTGCAGGGAGGGCCAGTATAGAGGAGGCTATATATGAAGGACCTGCAGGGGTAAAGGTAGTGCCTGCAGGTATATCCCTAGATGCATTTAGGAAGGCACGACCAGAGAAATTAGAGGAAGTACTGAAGAAATTACATGACATGGCTGAAATTATAATTATAGACTGTCCTGCAGGAATTGGAAGAGAGGCTTTGACTGCAATATCTGCTTCAGAACACCTAATACTGGTAGTTAATCCGGAGATATCCTCTATCTCCGACGCCCTCAAGGTTATAGCTATTGCCAGGAGATTAGATACAAATGTATTAGGAGCTATAATAAACAGAACTATGAAAGAAGATTCAGAACTAAGCTCAAAGGCTATTGCTACAATTTTAGAAGTTCCGGTTCTAGGTGTAGTTCCTGAAGACCCCAACGTAAGGAAGTGTGCTGCATTTGGAGTACCTATTGTAATAAGGTATCCAGATTCTCCCGCTTCTCAGGCCATTATGGAGATCGCTGCAAAGTTGATAGGTAAAGAATACAAACCTAAAAAAGTTGAAAAAGAATCCTTTATTAAAAAATTCATTAGAGGAATATTTGGAGGTAGAAAATGACGTATGGTACAGTAGCCATAATAATAGCCATATTTAGCCTTATATTAAACGTTATATTATTCATAAAAGTAGTCCAGTTAAAGACGGAGTTAGATCATATTAAACAATCCACTAAGTTAACTAGAGAGGAGTTGGAAAAAATCCAGGAAAGACTGAAGAGACTTAAAGATTTGAAGTAATTTTGATAGTATATGAAAGGAGAAAGAATGAATTTCTACGAAATAATGGCTACTGTATTGTCTATCTTTAGTATTTTTGTATATTTTACACTATTTATAACTACTATCCAACTAAAAAAAGAGTTGAAACAACTTAAACAATCCACGAGATTAACTGAGGAAGAGTTGGAAAAAATTAACGAGAGGTTAGAAAAACTTAAAACTTCAAAATAGAGGGAAAAAATGATACCATACAGTACAATAGCCATAATAATAGCCATATTTAGCCTTATACTAAACGTTATATTATTCATAAAAGTAGTCCAGTTAAAGACGGAGTTAGATCATATTAAACAATCCACTAAGTTAACTAGAGAGGAGTTGGAAAAAATCCAGGAAAGACTGAAGAGACTTAAAGATTTGAAGTAATTATGAGATGTTCTCGCATAAGTACTTCAAGGCCTCTTCTTCCATAAAGTGCAACTTTCCAGGAATGATAATGGAGTGTAGAGGAGGCCCAAAGTCGTAATCAATAAGATCTTTGATTTTGCCATATACAATTTTTGGTTTAAAACTCCCTGCCCTGGCAAGTACAACAACCTTGGTGTTCTCATTTAAAATGTTCTCCCTTCTCCTATTCTCTATCTCAAGTAGGATCTTAAGACCTTCGTTGGCACTCATGAATCTATTTTTATCACTATCTAAATCTAAGAGACAGAGTGTGTGTAGGCCCATCCTCAGATTATCCCTTATAACATAGTAGGGGGTCTCTGGAAAGTAGTTAGGTTCGGGAAAGACTATTGAGGCGGTTCTTCCAAATTTGTATATCTGTAATCCTGTAATTCCCACTGCAGAGTATATAGAAGGGGCATTAATAACCCTTACATCTATACCTCTCTTCTTAGCCTCTATGACGAGATCTACATGGGTCGTAGCCACCATAGGGTCTCCTGCTGTTAGGAACATCACTGTCTTATTTCTACTCTCTTCAATTAGTTTATCACTCCTACACTCAACATCTTCTCTACTAAGGAGGGTTATCTTCTTTCCAATAACTTCTTCTATTTTATTTAAGGTTGTACCAGTTAAAGCAGCTGTGTAGAATTCTGCGTAT is a window encoding:
- the speB gene encoding agmatinase, translating into MYFEECYRYLCAYSDYQECEFAIFGVPYDGTTTYKPGARFGPDEVRKASWVLETYSPHLRRDLADVKISDLNNIIIEGDQREILNRIYRATLEIMRDGKKVVMIGGDHSTTYPLVKSSKEVYKDIVLIHFDAHCDLREEYLGNKYSHASVIRRCYEITKDIYQFGIRSGDKDEWEFAWKNTNIFSRLPKEEDIKEIKSLDKYIYITIDIDVLDPAYAPGTGTPEPCGYSTKELISTLYLFRDLRDKIVGFDVVEVSPPCDVNSITSIAAAKIIRELILTIGK
- the truA gene encoding tRNA pseudouridine(38-40) synthase TruA, with amino-acid sequence MYILKVAYDGRHRGFQSQPHRDTVCDHVLSALEECGYISEEKRGIVFYGGRTDKGVSALGNFVVVYLKKEPKLSYIYSKLKNKGIWVLGYREIEGIPKVKYRHYRYILPKEGNYNVGLMIEGSKKLIGTHSFHNLSKRDRSKKKSPIRRIFDIKISEDRYYIIIDVIGESFLWNMVRKIVTVLSEIGRGRKDISWIDDLLHIDHREGVPPAPPEGLILVEARTDVEYIYDPYVLRRFREEWMEEYLKSIVKFGISKSMVDLLESPFNRMV
- a CDS encoding FeGP cofactor biosynthesis guanylyltransferase HcgB family protein; protein product: MDRLENCILKAYLESYRGERKGDKWEEIETIKNYILNGKKIVVATNNLNKFRIIRDILIEKVYKDKDVDISKVDIPTEVSDLTRMPVLSKGLMAVDTTDAHIVIARGRLGVPGSGSMLLIMDGKGRILSGSLSPPSVIHKRSIEDTVREELLEALKRIGI
- the minD gene encoding cell division ATPase MinD gives rise to the protein MAISIAIASGKGGTGKTTIAANLAVALAKFRRDVIVLDADIAMANLELVLGVEGKGKTLNDVLAGRASIEEAIYEGPAGVKVVPAGISLDAFRKARPEKLEEVLKKLHDMAEIIIIDCPAGIGREALTAISASEHLILVVNPEISSISDALKVIAIARRLDTNVLGAIINRTMKEDSELSSKAIATILEVPVLGVVPEDPNVRKCAAFGVPIVIRYPDSPASQAIMEIAAKLIGKEYKPKKVEKESFIKKFIRGIFGGRK
- the dph5 gene encoding diphthine synthase, coding for MLILAGLGLYDEKDMTLKTLEYAKRADKIYAEFYTAALTGTTLNKIEEVIGKKITLLSREDVECRSDKLIEESRNKTVMFLTAGDPMVATTHVDLVIEAKKRGIDVRVINAPSIYSAVGITGLQIYKFGRTASIVFPEPNYFPETPYYVIRDNLRMGLHTLCLLDLDSDKNRFMSANEGLKILLEIENRRRENILNENTKVVVLARAGSFKPKIVYGKIKDLIDYDFGPPLHSIIIPGKLHFMEEEALKYLCENIS
- a CDS encoding argininosuccinate synthase, whose protein sequence is MADKICVLAYSGGLDTSCCLKLLEEKYGYKVVTLCVDVGQPEEEIVESEEKAKRYGVYKHYTIDAKEEFVKEYIFRAIKANAMYEGYPLSTALARPLIALKLVQLAEELGAEAVAHGCTGKGNDQFRFESIVRAMAPHLRIIAPIRDLNLTRKEEIEYAKKHGIDIPSESKKYSIDENLWGRSIEGGPLEDPSFEPPEEIFTWTRNPKECTEEEYIEIEFEKGVPVGINGKKMDPVDLVRECNRIGGRNGIGRIDIMEDRILGLKSRENYECPGAVMLITAHKALEQLVLSREELKFKDIVDATYGDLIYRGLWHEPLREALDAFIEKTQERVCGKVTLKLYGGSIRVIGRESPYALYNKDLVSFEEKDMDQREIVGMVKYYGLQAILYHSVKRRFQ
- a CDS encoding SAM-dependent methyltransferase HcgC family protein, with product MMCGITETVKTLESKTKVVDIIYSIVEEKTRAIKYFLEGEEFRETLIFGAYLCGNYMASSLLNDSEKVILVDIYPHLKDIVRNNKDITFMDINSFNLALRNKKLNPDLVIDLTGLGGLSPEVISNFDPEVLIVENPKGVYDREIFEVDNSLERLKVGKKRGLLNTYRISRISKTSGTMTLTIDTILDACHEIRELEGILYVIPNLKYYEGILFHEKNVKKFMGEINTPAITVSCLDEDIYPKIDEILRRNMERVKSFVEPIYR
- the spcS gene encoding O-phosphoseryl-tRNA(Sec) selenium transferase, yielding MFRMDVSGLIPKNMENRGLLILKDNLRFIEDILSHRRIPKEGLPEDKIRLLLKFFSLMDTDKDPKVIRIGEREGRCVSKIQEELVSGFCHGIGRSGNLIDPQPKAPGASAMYNLTNSMLTSFLRNLGLKVHGIGLPVATGLSLSLCLNAVRRMYNSNVVIYPYAAHKSPIKGVYLVGFRMRLVETKLYGDAVKVDVDDIEDAIVHEIDMGNNPCILSTLTFFPPRESDDIVEIGKICKEYNIPHIVNGAYALQNRYYIEKLRKAFKYRVDAVVSSSDKNLLTPIGGGIVYSKDKDFLREVSLSYPGRACATPIVNILISLLSLGMKRYLELMEEQRRCRDLLEELLNNLVEKTESKVLNINNPISLAVTVNSDPVEIAGKLYNLRVTGPRGVRSTDKFATCYLHKYPYDYIVINAAIGVRDKDIIAVVEKLEDVLLRR